GTTGCGCCGGCTGCCGGTGCTGGAGATCGGCGTGGCCCTGGCGTTGTCGGGTCTGGCGCTGCTGCTGATCGCGGGACGCGCCGGCGGGCGGACGGTCGCCGTCGGCCTCGTCGCGGCGGCGGCGCTGACGACGGTCCTGGCGGGGGTCGATCCGATGGTGCTGGGCGCGGCGGCGGTCGCCGTCGGTCTCAGCCTGTGGCCGCGCGGGGCGGAGGAAACGCCTTGGGGCGGCTGGCTGGGGTTGATCGGACTGGTGCTGGTGATGGGCGCCGTCGTTCAGACCGTGGCGCCCGAGGCGGCCTTCCTGCTGATCTGGCCCGCCCTGATCGCCGCCCTGACGGCCGCCGCCGCCGCCCTGATCTCGGTGCGCCTGACGACCTGGACAGCGCTGATCCCGGCGGCCCTGGCGACGGCTGTGGTCGGGGGCTGGCTGCTGATGCAGGGGCACGGGGTGTTTCTCGGCGTCGGCATGGATTTGCCCGGTGTTCTGGGCGTGATCGCGCTTCTGATCGTGCATCTGGCCCGGCCCCTGTCGCCAACCGCCCACGGCGGCGTGCGGGGGCTGGGTCTGAGCGCGGCCGGGCTGATCATTGCGGCTCTGGCCATCGGTCTCGGCGCGCGAGTGATCGTCTGAGCCAATCTTTGCTACGTCAAAATCGGTCGCATCTGCTCGGTGTTCTTGTTTTGATCGAAGAGAACATCTTGTGAACCAGAACAAACCGTGCACATAGTCGCCCTCACGAAACGGGGGCGGGTCCAGGCGGGTCTCTCCCAAGCTTAATGACGGGAATCATGGCAAGGGAGACGAAGGCGATGGCTTCACAGGCGGCATTGAAACTGGTGGGCAAGGACGACGGCGACAAGCAACGCGCCCTGGAGGCGGCGATCGCGCAGATCGATCGCGCCTTCGGCAAGGGTTCGGTGATGAAGCTCGGCAAGGCGGGCGTGGTGGCCGAGATCGACAGCGTCTCGACCGGCTCGTTGGGCCTGGACATGGCGTTGGGCATCGGCGGCCTGCCGGTCGGGCGGGTGATCGAGGTGTTCGGTCCGGAATCGTCCGGCAAGACCACCCTGGCCCTGCACACGGTCGCCGAGGTGCAGAAGAAGGGCGGGGTCGCCGCCTTCGTCGACGCCGAACATGCGCTGGACCCGGTTTACGCCCAGAAGCTGGGCGTGAACCTGGACGATTTGCTGGTGTCGCAACCCGACACGGGCGAGCAGGCGCTGGAGATCGTCGACACCCTGGTCCGTTCGGGCGCCGTGGACATCGTGGTGATCGACTCGGTCGCCGCGCTGACGCCGCGCGCCGAGATCGAGGGCGAAATGGGCGACAGCCTGCCGGGTCTTCAGGCGCGCCTGATGAGCCAGGCGCTGCGCAAGCTGACCGCCTCCATCTCCAAGTCCAAATGCATCGTCCTGTTCATCAACCAGATCCGTCACAAGATCGGCGTCATGTACGGCTCGCCCGAGACGACCACGGGCGGCAATGCGCTGAAGTTCTACGCCTCGGTGCGTCTGGACATCCGCCGCACCGGCGCGATCAAGAACCGCGACGAGGTGGTGGGCAACACCACCCGGGTCAAGGTGGTCAAGAACAAGGTCGCCCCGCCGTTCCGCGAGGTCATTTTCGACATCATGTATGGCGAGGGCATCTCCAAACTGGGCGAGATCATCGACTTGGGCGTCAAGGCCGGCATCATCGAGAAGTCAGGCAGCTGGTTCAGCTATGACTCCACCCGCATCGGCCAGGGCCGCGAGAATGTGCGCGAGTTCCTGAAACAGAATCCCGACATCGCCGCCTCCATCGAAAAGGCCGTGCGCGCCTCGACCAACAAGATCGCCGACGAACTGCTGGGCACGCCCGAGCCGGACGAAGGCCAGGATCTGGAAGGCTGACGCCAGGACACGGGGTCGCGCGGTTGGGGCGGACTTTGAGCGTTCGCTTCGGCTGCGGCCCGACCCCTTCACCGCTACTCCGTCGCCCCTAGCGACCCGCCACCGACCCCCGCGAAGGGCGGCGGAGCGACCCGCTCGACCTCGTGTCGGGCGGGTCTTTTCTTTGCGACGCGCTGATATTTCTTTCGTCATTCCGGGCGAGGCGCAGCGGAGACCCGGAACCCAGCGGCGCGCGTGAGCGCGAAGTTGCCGCGGATTCGATTTCAAATGTTCTGCGGCAGCCGTATTTCGCCTTCGGCGCCGCTGGGTTCCGGGTCTTCGGGCCAAGCGGCCCTTCGCCCGGAATGACGAAAGAAAAACGGAAGCCCTCAAACGAAAACGGGCGACCCGAAGGCCGCCCGTTCCGTAGGTCAAGGATGTCCGCTGCCGATCAGGCGGCGGCCTTCTCCGGCGCGAACCGGCCGTAGAAGGTCTCGTTCTTGGCGGCCATGTCGCGCAGCAGCTGCGGGACCTTGAAGCGGTCGCCATAGGTCTGCGCCAGACGGTCAGCGGTTTCCACGAACTTTGCCAGGCCGATGCCATCGATGAAGCTGATCGGGCCGCCGGTCCAGGGCGCAAAGCCCCAGCCCAGGATGGCGCCCAGATCGGCCTCACGCGGGTCGTCGATGACGCCCTCTTCCCAGCAGCGGGCCACTTCGACCGCCTGGCGATAGAGCAGGCGCGTCTTCAGTTCGTCGATCTGGGCGAAGGCGGTCGGCTCTTCCGGCTGGTCGATGCCCTTGGTGGTCGGGGCCAGTTCGGACAGGCCCGTCCAGATCGTCTTGGGCTTGGCGTCATAGTCGTAGAAGCCCTTGCCGTTTTTGCGCCCGAAACGTCCGCCCTCGACCATCTTGGCGACGATGTCGGCGCCTTCCGACGGCACATATTTGTCGCCCAGATCGATCGCCGTCTGTTTGGCGATCTTGTAGCTGAGGTCCAGGGCCACGTCGTCGTGCATCTCCAGCGGGCCGCGCGGCATGCCGGTCATGCGGCCGACATTGTCGATCAGAGCCGGGCCGTAACCCTCCTCCAGCATCGCCATGCCCTCCATCAGGAAGGTGGAGAAGCAGCGCGAGGTGTAGAAACCTCTGGAGTCGTTGACGACGATCGGCGTCTTCTTGATCTTCAGCACATAGTCCAGCGCCTTGGCGATGGCGGCCTGACCCGTCTTTTCGCCCAGGATGATCTCGACCAGCATCATCTTGTCGACCGGCGAGAAGAAGTGGATGCCGATGAAGTCCTCGGGACGGACGCTGGCCTCGGCCAGGCCGGTGATCGGCAGGGTCGAGGT
Above is a genomic segment from Candidatus Brevundimonas colombiensis containing:
- the recA gene encoding recombinase RecA, whose translation is MASQAALKLVGKDDGDKQRALEAAIAQIDRAFGKGSVMKLGKAGVVAEIDSVSTGSLGLDMALGIGGLPVGRVIEVFGPESSGKTTLALHTVAEVQKKGGVAAFVDAEHALDPVYAQKLGVNLDDLLVSQPDTGEQALEIVDTLVRSGAVDIVVIDSVAALTPRAEIEGEMGDSLPGLQARLMSQALRKLTASISKSKCIVLFINQIRHKIGVMYGSPETTTGGNALKFYASVRLDIRRTGAIKNRDEVVGNTTRVKVVKNKVAPPFREVIFDIMYGEGISKLGEIIDLGVKAGIIEKSGSWFSYDSTRIGQGRENVREFLKQNPDIAASIEKAVRASTNKIADELLGTPEPDEGQDLEG